Below is a genomic region from Plasmodium vivax scf_6742 genomic scaffold, whole genome shotgun sequence.
attttttttatcccgcCTGGCTAATAGGAAAAACACTTAGAAAAATTGCCTTCATataaggaatataaaaaattggatgACTTGGATATTAAGGATTATAGCGATAATTACTGTGAAAAAGATTTAGGAAGCCCGAAGaaagaagataaagaacTTTGTAATAAGGTATCGAAGCATTTAAAAAGATTATCTGGTATATCTAATAATGATGATCGTAAACATggctgtttttattttcaatacTGGTTCTATGATCAGATAAGCAAAAAMTRKARWGCtgataataaatttaataacaaaACAGTTagtgataaattttttgatttagtggaattaaaaattgggGAATTTCCTAATTTGCAATCTTGTAAATGTTATGTATCTGGGACACCAGAAATctggaaagaagaaaaagatttgcacgattattttgaaaattacaaagaTATTAATTGCACTAATTCTGATAAGTCTACGTGTGAAAAATATGCGCGTTATGTTAcctatattaataatttatttcaaaataagGAGTATGATTGCTGTTATGACGAGGATGTGGAACTTGTTTGTGAACCTTATATCAAATGTGAGTATAAGACCAGACCTGATGATCTATTAccaaaattacaaaaagaaCTAAAGGCTTTGGAAGCAAAACCAGCGGAAGTGCCTAAAGGGGATGTAGGGGTAGTGGGACCAGGTGAGAGAGCAGGAAGTGGAGTGGCGGGAAATGGAAAGGTAGGACCTGGAGATCTAGGAAGTAAAGATCCAGGAACTGCAGATCAAGGAAGTAAAGCGGGAGGACTTGGGGATCCTAGCAATAAAGCTGCAGGACCTGGAGATACAGGAAGTAAAGAGGCAAGAACTGGAGATGCAGGAGGTGAAGCGCCAGGAAATGGAGATCAAGGAAGTAAATCGCCAGGAACTGCAGATCAAGGAAATAAAGCTCCAGGAACTGGAGATCTAGTAAGTAAAGCGGAAGGACCTGGAGATCCTAGAAGTAAAGAGGCAGGAGCTGAAGTTCAAGGAATTAAAGCGGAAGGAGCTGAAGTTCAAGGAAGTCAAGTGGCAGGAAGTAAAGAGGAAGGAAGTGAACAGAAAGGACCGGGAAATACAGGAGGTGATGTAGCAAAACCTGCACCTGTAAAGCCTGCTACTGCAAAACCTGTAGCAGCAAAACCTGTAGCGACAGTACTTGGAGGGACGGAATCTGGAGAGGGAACACCAGAAGCACTAAAACCTGCAGCGGAAACACCTGTACCTGCAAAACCCGTAGCGGCAAAACCTGCTCTGGCCGAACCCACACAATTACCAGCTGCGCCACCTCCACCACCAGAACCTAAAGAGACAGTAGATGAACCGGGAGTACCTAAAGTGGCAGTggatgaagaagaacctGAAGAAACAGCAGCTGAAAGTGAATTAGCTGAAGAGGAAGCACCAGAACTTCTAGACGGTGAAGCGTTAGTCACTTTGGAAGATGCAGCAACCTTTAGTCCTCCATCAATAGAGGGCTCTGTAGAGGCAGTTCATGCAGCACCATATTATACTCCTGAACGTGCAGGCGATATGGTGCCTCTGACCAATTCTGAAGCCACGAGTACTTTAGGAACTATACATGAAGAGTTAGACTCAAACTTTTTTCGCAACATCATCATGGCCATCGCAGTACTTGgaacaattttcttccttttctactaCAACAGGGTAATTGCACATTCTATTTTGTGAAATGTGAATATTTTGTTGGTAGCTACAATTTATGTTACTTCTAAATGTACGCTTACaaagcatatatattttcacgcgttttatatttcatttttatattagtCTTCCCGATTGGAACCAAATtctcggaaaaaaaaaaagaaaaagggaaagatatTTGAACATAATTACTATGAACAGTATGAAAAGGAGTTAGAAATGTATGGATCTGAGGAAACGTTTTTAGATTCTGAAACGGATCGattatatttgaattatcacCCTGATCAAGACTCTTACTACTAAGTAGATGTTTTTAAGATGAAACTGTTTGGAGCTAGCACGTGGGGTAGAGGGGAAAGTAACCAACATAGTACGAGtatctattttttataaaaagtggAGATAATGAAATGGGAGAGATAAACAAGTTAACGTTGACTAATAGgttacaaaaatgtatatgtttgTTCTAATCCTTAAGGCGTTTATCTAGATGTGCAATATGTcacattaattattattgtaaaaacgTGACACAATATTAGAACAATCTAGAGTGaattcattatttaaaaatgttggaaTTGTAGTTTCGGTGTGTATGAGAAAAACTGCTTCAGTAGCAGTGTGCTACATACCTCAATTATGTGCTCCTATATTTCcataaattttgtaaaaatggaaaataaggAATGATATATGATAAGGCCATCCACCGAGTGCTATGCATTATCTAAatattgtttaaaaaaaatgtgtagaaata
It encodes:
- a CDS encoding variable surface protein Vir24-related (encoded by transcript PVX_022685A), coding for MALSEENNWEKHLEKLPSYKEYKKLDDLDIKDYSDNYCEKDLGSPKKEDKELCNKVSKHLKRLSGISNNDDRKHGCFYFQYWFYDQISKXXXADNKFNNKTVSDKFFDLVELKIGEFPNLQSCKCYVSGTPEIWKEEKDLHDYFENYKDINCTNSDKSTCEKYARYVTYINNLFQNKEYDCCYDEDVELVCEPYIKCEYKTRPDDLLPKLQKELKALEAKPAEVPKGDVGVVGPGERAGSGVAGNGKVGPGDLGSKDPGTADQGSKAGGLGDPSNKAAGPGDTGSKEARTGDAGGEAPGNGDQGSKSPGTADQGNKAPGTGDLVSKAEGPGDPRSKEAGAEVQGIKAEGAEVQGSQVAGSKEEGSEQKGPGNTGGDVAKPAPVKPATAKPVAAKPVATVLGGTESGEGTPEALKPAAETPVPAKPVAAKPALAEPTQLPAAPPPPPEPKETVDEPGVPKVAVDEEEPEETAAESELAEEEAPELLDGEALVTLEDAATFSPPSIEGSVEAVHAAPYYTPERAGDMVPLTNSEATSTLGTIHEELDSNFFRNIIMAIAVLGTIFFLFYYNRSSRLEPNSRKKKKKKGKIFEHNYYEQYEKELEMYGSEETFLDSETDRLYLNYHPDQDSYY